The Aquila chrysaetos chrysaetos chromosome 19, bAquChr1.4, whole genome shotgun sequence genome includes a region encoding these proteins:
- the PDE2A gene encoding cGMP-dependent 3',5'-cyclic phosphodiesterase isoform X2, giving the protein MGQGCGHSILCRSQPYQAAASDLRGQQVFLKVEDAVPGSEALQDALLSLGAVLDVSCLRDALRHALVSLLPRVEHVYIYLLDGETRLICDDPPHELPPEGKLRDAVRRQKRLECGGLPPAELPGRQLGPLAAPLAPGTQVLIIPLVDKDSGAVVCVILVHCGQLSDSDEQNLRALERHTLVAYQRLQALQKLQPWPQVSLSTSSSQNSLAKPEKAPDSGYSDLDCKILQLCGELYDLDAASLQLKVINYLKQETQSLCCCLLLVSEDNHQLFCQVVGDRVLEEEISFSLTFGRLGQVVEDKKSITLKDISEEEHKQLSSMLGCQVTSMLCVPVISRATSQVVALACAFNKLSGESYTEADEHKIQHCFCYTSTVLTSTLAFQKEQKLKCECQALLQVAKNLFTHLDDVSVLLQEIITEARNLSNAEICSVFLLDRLSHELVAKVFDGGVVDDESYEIRIPADQGIAGHVATTGKILNIKDAYSHPLFYRGVDDSTGFRTRNILCFPIKNENQEVIGVAELVNKINGPWFSKFDEDLATAFSIYCGISIAHSLLYKKVNEAQYRSHLANEMMMYHMKVSDDEYTKLLSEGIQPVSTIDPNFASFTYTPRSLPEDDTSMAILSMLQDMNFINNYKMDRQTLTRFCLMVKKGYRDPPYHNWMHAFSVSHFCYLLYKNLELVNYLEDIEIFALFISCMCHDLDHRGTNNSFQVASKSVLAALYSSEGSVMERHHFAQAIAILNSQGCNIFDHFSRKDYQRMLDLMRDIILATDLAHHLRIFKDLQKMAEVGYDPKNKQHRSLLLCLLMTSCDLSDQTKGWKTTRKIAELIYKEFFSQGDLEKAMGNRPLEMMDREKAYIPELQISFMEHIAMPIYKLLQDLFPKAAELYERVASNREQWTKVSHKFTIRGLPSNNSLDFLDEEYDPQAPDPQFNGCLEPEGGQPEAGAE; this is encoded by the exons ACGGGGCCAGCAGGTTTTCTTGAAGGTGGAGGACGCCGTGCCCGGCTCCGAGGCGTTACAG GACGCCCTGCTGAGCCTGGGGGCCGTGCTCGACGTCTCCTGCCTGCGGGACGCCCTCCGCCATGCCCTCGTCTCCCTGCTGCCCAGAGTG GAGCACGTCTACATCTACCTGCTGGATGGGGAAACCCGGCTGATCTGCGACGACCCCCCCCACGAGCTGCCGCCCGAGGGGAAGCTCAG GGATGCGGTGCGGAGGCAGAAGCGGCTGGAGTGTGGGGGGCTGCCCCCCGCCGAGCTCCCTGGCCGGCAGCTGGGCCCCCTCGCAGCACCCCTGGCCCCCGGCACGCAAg TGCTCATCATCCCGCTGGTGGACAAGGACAGCGGGGCTGTGGTGTGTGTCATCCTG GTACACTGCGGCCAGCTGAGTGACTCTGACGAGCAGAACCTGCGTGCGCTGGAGAGACAC ACCCTGGTGGCATACCAGCGCCTGCAAGccctgcagaagctgcagccCTGGCCGCAGGTCAGCCTCTCCACCAGCTCTTCCCAGAACTCCCTGGCCAAGCCCGAGAAGGCGCCCGACAGCGGCTACAGCGATCTGGACTGCAAGATCCTGCAGCTCTGCG GTGAGCTGTACGACCTGGATGCCGCCTCACTCCAGCTCAAGGTCATCAACTAT CTGAAGCAGGAGACCCAGtcgctctgctgctgcctcctgctcgTCTCTGAGGATAACCACCAGCTCTTCTGCCAG GTGGTGGGGGACCGGGTCCTGGAGGAGGAGATCAGCTTTTCG CTCACCTTCGGGCGCCTGGGGCAGGTGGTGGAGGACAAGAAGTCCATCACCTTGAAGGACATCAGCGAG GAAGAGCAcaagcagctgagcagcatGTTGGGCTGCCAGGTCACCTCCATGCTCTGCGTCCCCGTCATCAGCCGGGCCACCTCCCAGGTGGTGGCATTGGCCTGCGCCTTCAACAAGCTGAGCGGGGAGAG ctacaCAGAGGCAGACGAGCACAAGATCCAGCACTGCTTCTGCTACACCTCCACGGTGCTCACCAGCACGCTGGCCTTCCAGAAGGAGCAGAAACTCAAGTGCGAGTGCCAG gCCCTGCTGCAGGTGGCAAAGAACCTCTTCACGCATTTGG aCGACGTCTCCGTCCTGCTCCAGGAGATCATCACGGAGGCACGAAACCTCAGCAACGCGGAGAT ATGCTCCGTGTTCCTGCTGGACCGGCTCAGCCACGAGCTGGTGGCCAAGGTGTTTGATGGCGGCGTGGTGGACGACGAG AGCTACGAGATCCGCATCCCGGCGGACCAGGGCATCGCCGGGCACGTGGCCACCACCGGCAAGATCCTCAACATCAAGGACGCGTACTCCCACCCGCTCTTCTACCGGGGGGTGGACGACAGCACCGGCTTCCGCACCAGGAACATCCTCTGCTTCCCCATCAAGAACGAGAAccagg AGGTCATCGGGGTGGCAGAGCTGGTCAACAAGATCAACGGCCCCTGGTTCAGCAAATTTGACGAGGACCTGGCCACTGCCTTCTCCATCTACTGCGGCATCAGCATCGCCCAC TCGCTGCTGTACAAGAAGGTGAACGAGGCGCAGTACCGCAGCCACCTGGCCAACGAGATGATGATGTACCACATGAAG GTGTCGGACGATGAGTACACCAAGCTGCTGAGCGAGGGCATCCAGCCCGTGTCAACCATCGACCCCAACTTCGCCAGCTTCACCTACACGCCGCGGTCGCTGCCTGAGGATGACACCTCCATG GCCATCCTGAGCATGCTGCAGGACATGAACTTCATCAACAACTACAAGATGGATCGTCAGACCCTCACCAG GTTCTGCCTGATGGTGAAGAAGGGCTACCGCGACCCCCCCTACCACAACTGGATGCACGCCTTCTCCGTCTCCCACTTCTGCTACCTGCTCTACAAGAACCTGGAGCTCGTCAACTACCTGGA AGACATCGAGATCTTTGCCCTCTTCATCTCCTGCATGTGCCACGACCTGGACCACAGAGGCACCAATAACTCCTTCCAGGTGGCCTCG AAATCAGTCCTGGCCGCGCTGTACAGCTCAGAGGGCTCCGTCATGGAG AGGCATCACTTCGCCCAAGCCATCGCCATCCTCAACAGCCAGGGCTGCAACATCTTCGACCACTTCTCCCGCAAG GACTACCAGCGCATGCTGGACCTCATGAGGGACATCATCTTGGCCACCGACCTGGCCCACCACCTGCGCATCTTCAAGGACCTCCAGAAGATGGCAGAAG TGGGCTACGACCCCAAGAACAAGCAGCACCgcagcctgctgctctgcctgctcatGACCTCCTGCGACCTCTCCGACCAGACCAAGGGCTGGAAGACCACCAGGAAGATCGCG GAGCTGATCTACAAGGAGTTCTTCTCCCAGGGTGACCTG GAGAAGGCCATGGGCAACCGCCCGCTGGAGATGATGGACCGGGAGAAAGCCTACATCCCCGAGCTGCAGATCAGCTTCATGGAGCACATCGCCATGCCCATCTACAA GTTGCTGCAGGACCTCTTCCCCAAGGCGGCGGAGCTCTACGAGAGGGTGGCCAGCAACCGGGAGCAGTGGACGAAGGTCTCCCACAAATTCACCATCCGGGGTTTGCCCAGTAACAACTCCCTGGACTTTCTGGATGAGGAATATGACCCGCAGGCCCCCGACCCCCAGTTCAACGGCTGCCTGGAGCCCGAGGGGGGGCAGCCCGAGGCGGGGGCTGAGTGA
- the PDE2A gene encoding cGMP-dependent 3',5'-cyclic phosphodiesterase isoform X3, with the protein MGTLQDTDALLSLGAVLDVSCLRDALRHALVSLLPRVEHVYIYLLDGETRLICDDPPHELPPEGKLRDAVRRQKRLECGGLPPAELPGRQLGPLAAPLAPGTQVLIIPLVDKDSGAVVCVILVHCGQLSDSDEQNLRALERHTLVAYQRLQALQKLQPWPQVSLSTSSSQNSLAKPEKAPDSGYSDLDCKILQLCGELYDLDAASLQLKVINYLKQETQSLCCCLLLVSEDNHQLFCQVVGDRVLEEEISFSLTFGRLGQVVEDKKSITLKDISEEEHKQLSSMLGCQVTSMLCVPVISRATSQVVALACAFNKLSGESYTEADEHKIQHCFCYTSTVLTSTLAFQKEQKLKCECQALLQVAKNLFTHLDDVSVLLQEIITEARNLSNAEICSVFLLDRLSHELVAKVFDGGVVDDESYEIRIPADQGIAGHVATTGKILNIKDAYSHPLFYRGVDDSTGFRTRNILCFPIKNENQEVIGVAELVNKINGPWFSKFDEDLATAFSIYCGISIAHSLLYKKVNEAQYRSHLANEMMMYHMKVSDDEYTKLLSEGIQPVSTIDPNFASFTYTPRSLPEDDTSMAILSMLQDMNFINNYKMDRQTLTRFCLMVKKGYRDPPYHNWMHAFSVSHFCYLLYKNLELVNYLEDIEIFALFISCMCHDLDHRGTNNSFQVASKSVLAALYSSEGSVMERHHFAQAIAILNSQGCNIFDHFSRKDYQRMLDLMRDIILATDLAHHLRIFKDLQKMAEVGYDPKNKQHRSLLLCLLMTSCDLSDQTKGWKTTRKIAELIYKEFFSQGDLEKAMGNRPLEMMDREKAYIPELQISFMEHIAMPIYKLLQDLFPKAAELYERVASNREQWTKVSHKFTIRGLPSNNSLDFLDEEYDPQAPDPQFNGCLEPEGGQPEAGAE; encoded by the exons ATGGGCACCCTCCAGGACACT GACGCCCTGCTGAGCCTGGGGGCCGTGCTCGACGTCTCCTGCCTGCGGGACGCCCTCCGCCATGCCCTCGTCTCCCTGCTGCCCAGAGTG GAGCACGTCTACATCTACCTGCTGGATGGGGAAACCCGGCTGATCTGCGACGACCCCCCCCACGAGCTGCCGCCCGAGGGGAAGCTCAG GGATGCGGTGCGGAGGCAGAAGCGGCTGGAGTGTGGGGGGCTGCCCCCCGCCGAGCTCCCTGGCCGGCAGCTGGGCCCCCTCGCAGCACCCCTGGCCCCCGGCACGCAAg TGCTCATCATCCCGCTGGTGGACAAGGACAGCGGGGCTGTGGTGTGTGTCATCCTG GTACACTGCGGCCAGCTGAGTGACTCTGACGAGCAGAACCTGCGTGCGCTGGAGAGACAC ACCCTGGTGGCATACCAGCGCCTGCAAGccctgcagaagctgcagccCTGGCCGCAGGTCAGCCTCTCCACCAGCTCTTCCCAGAACTCCCTGGCCAAGCCCGAGAAGGCGCCCGACAGCGGCTACAGCGATCTGGACTGCAAGATCCTGCAGCTCTGCG GTGAGCTGTACGACCTGGATGCCGCCTCACTCCAGCTCAAGGTCATCAACTAT CTGAAGCAGGAGACCCAGtcgctctgctgctgcctcctgctcgTCTCTGAGGATAACCACCAGCTCTTCTGCCAG GTGGTGGGGGACCGGGTCCTGGAGGAGGAGATCAGCTTTTCG CTCACCTTCGGGCGCCTGGGGCAGGTGGTGGAGGACAAGAAGTCCATCACCTTGAAGGACATCAGCGAG GAAGAGCAcaagcagctgagcagcatGTTGGGCTGCCAGGTCACCTCCATGCTCTGCGTCCCCGTCATCAGCCGGGCCACCTCCCAGGTGGTGGCATTGGCCTGCGCCTTCAACAAGCTGAGCGGGGAGAG ctacaCAGAGGCAGACGAGCACAAGATCCAGCACTGCTTCTGCTACACCTCCACGGTGCTCACCAGCACGCTGGCCTTCCAGAAGGAGCAGAAACTCAAGTGCGAGTGCCAG gCCCTGCTGCAGGTGGCAAAGAACCTCTTCACGCATTTGG aCGACGTCTCCGTCCTGCTCCAGGAGATCATCACGGAGGCACGAAACCTCAGCAACGCGGAGAT ATGCTCCGTGTTCCTGCTGGACCGGCTCAGCCACGAGCTGGTGGCCAAGGTGTTTGATGGCGGCGTGGTGGACGACGAG AGCTACGAGATCCGCATCCCGGCGGACCAGGGCATCGCCGGGCACGTGGCCACCACCGGCAAGATCCTCAACATCAAGGACGCGTACTCCCACCCGCTCTTCTACCGGGGGGTGGACGACAGCACCGGCTTCCGCACCAGGAACATCCTCTGCTTCCCCATCAAGAACGAGAAccagg AGGTCATCGGGGTGGCAGAGCTGGTCAACAAGATCAACGGCCCCTGGTTCAGCAAATTTGACGAGGACCTGGCCACTGCCTTCTCCATCTACTGCGGCATCAGCATCGCCCAC TCGCTGCTGTACAAGAAGGTGAACGAGGCGCAGTACCGCAGCCACCTGGCCAACGAGATGATGATGTACCACATGAAG GTGTCGGACGATGAGTACACCAAGCTGCTGAGCGAGGGCATCCAGCCCGTGTCAACCATCGACCCCAACTTCGCCAGCTTCACCTACACGCCGCGGTCGCTGCCTGAGGATGACACCTCCATG GCCATCCTGAGCATGCTGCAGGACATGAACTTCATCAACAACTACAAGATGGATCGTCAGACCCTCACCAG GTTCTGCCTGATGGTGAAGAAGGGCTACCGCGACCCCCCCTACCACAACTGGATGCACGCCTTCTCCGTCTCCCACTTCTGCTACCTGCTCTACAAGAACCTGGAGCTCGTCAACTACCTGGA AGACATCGAGATCTTTGCCCTCTTCATCTCCTGCATGTGCCACGACCTGGACCACAGAGGCACCAATAACTCCTTCCAGGTGGCCTCG AAATCAGTCCTGGCCGCGCTGTACAGCTCAGAGGGCTCCGTCATGGAG AGGCATCACTTCGCCCAAGCCATCGCCATCCTCAACAGCCAGGGCTGCAACATCTTCGACCACTTCTCCCGCAAG GACTACCAGCGCATGCTGGACCTCATGAGGGACATCATCTTGGCCACCGACCTGGCCCACCACCTGCGCATCTTCAAGGACCTCCAGAAGATGGCAGAAG TGGGCTACGACCCCAAGAACAAGCAGCACCgcagcctgctgctctgcctgctcatGACCTCCTGCGACCTCTCCGACCAGACCAAGGGCTGGAAGACCACCAGGAAGATCGCG GAGCTGATCTACAAGGAGTTCTTCTCCCAGGGTGACCTG GAGAAGGCCATGGGCAACCGCCCGCTGGAGATGATGGACCGGGAGAAAGCCTACATCCCCGAGCTGCAGATCAGCTTCATGGAGCACATCGCCATGCCCATCTACAA GTTGCTGCAGGACCTCTTCCCCAAGGCGGCGGAGCTCTACGAGAGGGTGGCCAGCAACCGGGAGCAGTGGACGAAGGTCTCCCACAAATTCACCATCCGGGGTTTGCCCAGTAACAACTCCCTGGACTTTCTGGATGAGGAATATGACCCGCAGGCCCCCGACCCCCAGTTCAACGGCTGCCTGGAGCCCGAGGGGGGGCAGCCCGAGGCGGGGGCTGAGTGA
- the PDE2A gene encoding cGMP-dependent 3',5'-cyclic phosphodiesterase isoform X1, producing the protein MGQGCGHSILCRSQPYQAAASDLRGQQVFLKVEDAVPGSEALQDALLSLGAVLDVSCLRDALRHALVSLLPRVEHVYIYLLDGETRLICDDPPHELPPEGKLRDAVRRQKRLECGGLPPAELPGRQLGPLAAPLAPGTQVLIIPLVDKDSGAVVCVILVSVGTWAGLWGTGTGPRSLGPHATTPLQVHCGQLSDSDEQNLRALERHTLVAYQRLQALQKLQPWPQVSLSTSSSQNSLAKPEKAPDSGYSDLDCKILQLCGELYDLDAASLQLKVINYLKQETQSLCCCLLLVSEDNHQLFCQVVGDRVLEEEISFSLTFGRLGQVVEDKKSITLKDISEEEHKQLSSMLGCQVTSMLCVPVISRATSQVVALACAFNKLSGESYTEADEHKIQHCFCYTSTVLTSTLAFQKEQKLKCECQALLQVAKNLFTHLDDVSVLLQEIITEARNLSNAEICSVFLLDRLSHELVAKVFDGGVVDDESYEIRIPADQGIAGHVATTGKILNIKDAYSHPLFYRGVDDSTGFRTRNILCFPIKNENQEVIGVAELVNKINGPWFSKFDEDLATAFSIYCGISIAHSLLYKKVNEAQYRSHLANEMMMYHMKVSDDEYTKLLSEGIQPVSTIDPNFASFTYTPRSLPEDDTSMAILSMLQDMNFINNYKMDRQTLTRFCLMVKKGYRDPPYHNWMHAFSVSHFCYLLYKNLELVNYLEDIEIFALFISCMCHDLDHRGTNNSFQVASKSVLAALYSSEGSVMERHHFAQAIAILNSQGCNIFDHFSRKDYQRMLDLMRDIILATDLAHHLRIFKDLQKMAEVGYDPKNKQHRSLLLCLLMTSCDLSDQTKGWKTTRKIAELIYKEFFSQGDLEKAMGNRPLEMMDREKAYIPELQISFMEHIAMPIYKLLQDLFPKAAELYERVASNREQWTKVSHKFTIRGLPSNNSLDFLDEEYDPQAPDPQFNGCLEPEGGQPEAGAE; encoded by the exons ACGGGGCCAGCAGGTTTTCTTGAAGGTGGAGGACGCCGTGCCCGGCTCCGAGGCGTTACAG GACGCCCTGCTGAGCCTGGGGGCCGTGCTCGACGTCTCCTGCCTGCGGGACGCCCTCCGCCATGCCCTCGTCTCCCTGCTGCCCAGAGTG GAGCACGTCTACATCTACCTGCTGGATGGGGAAACCCGGCTGATCTGCGACGACCCCCCCCACGAGCTGCCGCCCGAGGGGAAGCTCAG GGATGCGGTGCGGAGGCAGAAGCGGCTGGAGTGTGGGGGGCTGCCCCCCGCCGAGCTCCCTGGCCGGCAGCTGGGCCCCCTCGCAGCACCCCTGGCCCCCGGCACGCAAg TGCTCATCATCCCGCTGGTGGACAAGGACAGCGGGGCTGTGGTGTGTGTCATCCTGGTGAGTGTGGGGACGTGGGCAGGGCTctgggggacagggacggggcCCCGAAGCTTGGGTCCACATGCCACAACCCCCCTCCAGGTACACTGCGGCCAGCTGAGTGACTCTGACGAGCAGAACCTGCGTGCGCTGGAGAGACAC ACCCTGGTGGCATACCAGCGCCTGCAAGccctgcagaagctgcagccCTGGCCGCAGGTCAGCCTCTCCACCAGCTCTTCCCAGAACTCCCTGGCCAAGCCCGAGAAGGCGCCCGACAGCGGCTACAGCGATCTGGACTGCAAGATCCTGCAGCTCTGCG GTGAGCTGTACGACCTGGATGCCGCCTCACTCCAGCTCAAGGTCATCAACTAT CTGAAGCAGGAGACCCAGtcgctctgctgctgcctcctgctcgTCTCTGAGGATAACCACCAGCTCTTCTGCCAG GTGGTGGGGGACCGGGTCCTGGAGGAGGAGATCAGCTTTTCG CTCACCTTCGGGCGCCTGGGGCAGGTGGTGGAGGACAAGAAGTCCATCACCTTGAAGGACATCAGCGAG GAAGAGCAcaagcagctgagcagcatGTTGGGCTGCCAGGTCACCTCCATGCTCTGCGTCCCCGTCATCAGCCGGGCCACCTCCCAGGTGGTGGCATTGGCCTGCGCCTTCAACAAGCTGAGCGGGGAGAG ctacaCAGAGGCAGACGAGCACAAGATCCAGCACTGCTTCTGCTACACCTCCACGGTGCTCACCAGCACGCTGGCCTTCCAGAAGGAGCAGAAACTCAAGTGCGAGTGCCAG gCCCTGCTGCAGGTGGCAAAGAACCTCTTCACGCATTTGG aCGACGTCTCCGTCCTGCTCCAGGAGATCATCACGGAGGCACGAAACCTCAGCAACGCGGAGAT ATGCTCCGTGTTCCTGCTGGACCGGCTCAGCCACGAGCTGGTGGCCAAGGTGTTTGATGGCGGCGTGGTGGACGACGAG AGCTACGAGATCCGCATCCCGGCGGACCAGGGCATCGCCGGGCACGTGGCCACCACCGGCAAGATCCTCAACATCAAGGACGCGTACTCCCACCCGCTCTTCTACCGGGGGGTGGACGACAGCACCGGCTTCCGCACCAGGAACATCCTCTGCTTCCCCATCAAGAACGAGAAccagg AGGTCATCGGGGTGGCAGAGCTGGTCAACAAGATCAACGGCCCCTGGTTCAGCAAATTTGACGAGGACCTGGCCACTGCCTTCTCCATCTACTGCGGCATCAGCATCGCCCAC TCGCTGCTGTACAAGAAGGTGAACGAGGCGCAGTACCGCAGCCACCTGGCCAACGAGATGATGATGTACCACATGAAG GTGTCGGACGATGAGTACACCAAGCTGCTGAGCGAGGGCATCCAGCCCGTGTCAACCATCGACCCCAACTTCGCCAGCTTCACCTACACGCCGCGGTCGCTGCCTGAGGATGACACCTCCATG GCCATCCTGAGCATGCTGCAGGACATGAACTTCATCAACAACTACAAGATGGATCGTCAGACCCTCACCAG GTTCTGCCTGATGGTGAAGAAGGGCTACCGCGACCCCCCCTACCACAACTGGATGCACGCCTTCTCCGTCTCCCACTTCTGCTACCTGCTCTACAAGAACCTGGAGCTCGTCAACTACCTGGA AGACATCGAGATCTTTGCCCTCTTCATCTCCTGCATGTGCCACGACCTGGACCACAGAGGCACCAATAACTCCTTCCAGGTGGCCTCG AAATCAGTCCTGGCCGCGCTGTACAGCTCAGAGGGCTCCGTCATGGAG AGGCATCACTTCGCCCAAGCCATCGCCATCCTCAACAGCCAGGGCTGCAACATCTTCGACCACTTCTCCCGCAAG GACTACCAGCGCATGCTGGACCTCATGAGGGACATCATCTTGGCCACCGACCTGGCCCACCACCTGCGCATCTTCAAGGACCTCCAGAAGATGGCAGAAG TGGGCTACGACCCCAAGAACAAGCAGCACCgcagcctgctgctctgcctgctcatGACCTCCTGCGACCTCTCCGACCAGACCAAGGGCTGGAAGACCACCAGGAAGATCGCG GAGCTGATCTACAAGGAGTTCTTCTCCCAGGGTGACCTG GAGAAGGCCATGGGCAACCGCCCGCTGGAGATGATGGACCGGGAGAAAGCCTACATCCCCGAGCTGCAGATCAGCTTCATGGAGCACATCGCCATGCCCATCTACAA GTTGCTGCAGGACCTCTTCCCCAAGGCGGCGGAGCTCTACGAGAGGGTGGCCAGCAACCGGGAGCAGTGGACGAAGGTCTCCCACAAATTCACCATCCGGGGTTTGCCCAGTAACAACTCCCTGGACTTTCTGGATGAGGAATATGACCCGCAGGCCCCCGACCCCCAGTTCAACGGCTGCCTGGAGCCCGAGGGGGGGCAGCCCGAGGCGGGGGCTGAGTGA